The Triticum aestivum cultivar Chinese Spring chromosome 3A, IWGSC CS RefSeq v2.1, whole genome shotgun sequence genome includes a region encoding these proteins:
- the LOC123057862 gene encoding uncharacterized protein, translated as MSMSKIILLLLLAPLRMAAASPDCAPGREPGMEASFACSQMWLLKAEQDLCVRIMAWGGVDMSVSHKEEETGYVSLAAWFAVESFEVTRIAARNQLNHNTSLSGEERRAYEGCMKDYALAGSSITRVADEMLPSCRFTGLSGEYNRALNSIVSCMNRLSALARVNTPLYPMVLADQDKAVLAYHLATLIGVV; from the coding sequence ATGAGTATGTCAAAGatcattctcctcctcctcctggcaccCCTTCGCATGGCCGCCGCAAGCCCGGATTGTGCCCCCGGCCGGGAGCCGGGCATGGAGGCGTCTTTTGCCTGTAGCCAGATGTGGCTGTTGAAGGCCGAACAAGATCTCTGCGTCCGCATCATGGCCTGGGGCGGCGTCGACATGTCCGTGTCGCACAAGGAGGAGGAAACCGGGTACGTGAGCCTTGCTGCGTGGTTCGCCGTGGAATCCTTTGAAGTCACGCGGATCGCCGCGAGGAACCAGCTCAACCATAACACATCGCTCTCCGGAGAGGAGAGGCGCGCCTACGAGGGGTGCATGAAGGACTACGCGCTAGCGGGCAGCTCCATCACCCGCGTCGCCGACGAGATGCTACCCAGCTGCCGCTTCACGGGCCTCAGCGGCGAGTACAACCGTGCGCTAAATAGCATAGTTAGTTGTATGAATCGGCTGTCGGCGCTGGCTCGGGTGAACACGCCGTTGTACCCCATGGTGTTGGCCGACCAGGACAAAGCAGTGCTGGCGTACCATCTTGCTACTTTGATTGGTGTAGTGTGA